A window of Clostridium botulinum BKT015925 contains these coding sequences:
- the addA gene encoding helicase-exonuclease AddAB subunit AddA, with amino-acid sequence MGITKKRGGRVLSEVKWTKEQQQAIDIHGCNLLVSAAAGSGKTAVLVERIIKMITDLKNPVDIDRLLVVTFTNAAASEMKERIAKAIGKELTKHPKSRQLQRQLTLLNRASITTIHSFCLETIKNNFHYIDLDPSFRIGDETETILLKGEIIEEIFDELYQPENCSEDFLKLVEFYSSNRDDLALQNMILNLYNFVMSSPNPKKQLESMAEDFNVNKDYNFAKSKWAKVLMEDIYIELSGLKNMMEEAIKLINDTAGLEVYLEDFENELAMIDDLILSAKSSWNSLYDELSKIKFGRLKTCRGCEDKKTQEKVKDIRNKVKKQLQDDIKKKVISYNGDEIVSDLMNLYPIMKSLTDLVLKFMNRYANAKKERGIIDFNDFEHFCLEILGHEEVSLKLKQRYVEILVDEYQDSNYVQEAIINSIARQDEETGKYNNVFMVGDVKQSIYRFRQAKPELFLRKYNSYLEEDNAKERKVNLFKNFRSRKEVLDGVNFIFKQIMSENIGELEYDDNEALNLGADFEEDNEDKYLVGGAIELNLMEKTKGDIEGQEEDDEILSNIQIEVRLVAKRINELVNPEMGEPFKVYDNDLKGYRNVEYRDIVILLRSTSRWAPVFMDELKEKLIPAYADVGNGYFESVEIKTILSLLEIIDNPRQDIPLIAVLRSPIASFTPEELIDIRLENKDGDFYQGILKILKSEDEKLDSLKKKCNIFLKKLNFWREKSIHIPIDEFIWYLYMDTGYYGYVGALSGGMQRQANLKILFQRARQYEKTSYKGLFNFINFINRLKVSSGDMGSAKILGENDNVVRIMSIHKSKGLEFPVVILSALGKNFNMQDLNRRILYHDELGFGPDYIDLEKRISYETVLKAALKKKIKLESLSEEMRILYVALTRAKEKLIMTGAVSSIEKSSKQWAYSLQGDNYKLSQYQVLTGKNYLDWICPVIMRHKDGEILREFAGIESFEKVNLIEDESKWKIKVNNVSEILHNNHKEDIILDDIEEIENIEETSSFYDEINSRLNFKYPYIESSKLPTLLTVTELKRMKNASMYEDYAKDMYTPKLVKKPSFMEKDKKLTGADKGTAMHAVMQKLDYKKELNIEEVKVQMENMVKKEFVTKEQIESVDPSKILNFFNTSIGKRFLKAKEVEREVPFHIQLKSTEIFEGLSKDIYSDEHIMIQGIIDCYFEEEDGIVLVDYKSDYFKDGEEQSIIKKYKAQIEYYARAIEELTNKKVKEKYLYLFYVDKEVEIK; translated from the coding sequence ATGGGAATTACTAAGAAAAGAGGGGGAAGAGTCTTGTCAGAAGTAAAGTGGACTAAAGAACAACAACAAGCCATAGATATTCATGGATGTAATTTATTAGTTTCGGCAGCAGCAGGTTCGGGAAAAACAGCAGTGCTTGTTGAAAGAATAATAAAAATGATAACGGATTTAAAAAATCCAGTAGATATAGATAGATTATTAGTTGTAACATTTACTAATGCAGCTGCATCAGAAATGAAGGAAAGAATAGCAAAAGCCATAGGAAAAGAATTAACAAAACATCCTAAGTCAAGACAGCTTCAAAGACAATTAACATTACTAAATAGGGCTAGCATAACAACAATACATTCATTTTGTTTAGAAACTATAAAAAATAACTTTCATTACATAGATTTAGACCCAAGTTTTAGAATTGGTGATGAAACTGAAACTATTTTATTAAAGGGTGAAATCATAGAAGAAATTTTTGATGAATTGTATCAGCCAGAAAATTGTAGTGAAGATTTTTTAAAATTAGTTGAATTTTATAGTAGCAATAGAGATGATTTAGCTCTTCAAAATATGATATTAAATTTATATAATTTTGTAATGAGTTCACCAAATCCTAAAAAGCAGCTTGAAAGTATGGCTGAAGACTTTAATGTAAATAAGGATTATAACTTTGCTAAGTCTAAATGGGCAAAAGTTTTAATGGAAGATATATATATAGAACTTAGTGGACTTAAAAATATGATGGAAGAGGCTATAAAATTAATAAATGATACTGCTGGACTTGAAGTATATCTAGAAGATTTTGAAAATGAACTTGCAATGATTGATGATTTAATCTTAAGTGCAAAATCCTCTTGGAATAGTTTGTATGATGAGCTTTCAAAAATTAAATTTGGAAGATTAAAAACTTGTAGAGGATGTGAAGATAAAAAAACACAAGAAAAAGTCAAAGATATAAGAAATAAAGTGAAAAAACAATTGCAAGATGATATAAAGAAAAAAGTTATTTCATATAATGGTGATGAAATTGTATCAGATCTCATGAATCTTTATCCTATAATGAAATCACTAACAGATTTAGTATTAAAGTTTATGAATAGATATGCTAATGCTAAAAAGGAAAGAGGAATTATAGATTTTAATGATTTTGAGCATTTTTGTTTAGAAATTTTAGGACATGAAGAAGTTTCATTAAAATTAAAACAAAGATATGTTGAAATATTAGTAGATGAATATCAAGATAGTAACTATGTTCAAGAAGCTATCATAAACTCTATAGCAAGGCAAGATGAGGAAACAGGAAAGTATAATAATGTATTTATGGTTGGAGATGTAAAACAGAGTATATACCGTTTCCGTCAGGCAAAACCTGAACTATTTTTAAGAAAATATAATTCTTATTTAGAAGAAGATAATGCAAAGGAAAGAAAAGTTAATTTATTTAAAAACTTTAGAAGTAGAAAAGAAGTATTAGACGGTGTTAATTTTATATTCAAGCAGATAATGTCTGAGAATATAGGAGAACTCGAATATGATGATAATGAGGCATTAAATTTAGGTGCAGATTTTGAAGAAGATAATGAAGATAAATATCTTGTAGGTGGGGCAATAGAACTTAATCTCATGGAAAAGACTAAAGGTGATATAGAAGGACAAGAAGAGGATGATGAAATACTTTCTAATATACAAATAGAAGTAAGGCTAGTAGCTAAAAGAATAAATGAACTTGTAAATCCTGAAATGGGAGAACCTTTTAAAGTTTATGATAATGATCTAAAGGGTTATAGAAATGTGGAATATAGAGATATAGTAATACTGCTTAGAAGTACATCAAGATGGGCACCGGTATTTATGGATGAACTTAAAGAAAAATTAATACCGGCTTATGCAGATGTAGGAAATGGATATTTTGAAAGTGTAGAGATAAAGACGATACTTTCATTACTTGAGATAATAGATAATCCAAGACAAGATATACCACTAATTGCAGTACTACGTTCTCCAATTGCATCATTTACTCCAGAAGAACTTATAGATATTAGATTAGAAAATAAAGATGGAGATTTTTATCAAGGTATATTAAAAATATTAAAAAGTGAAGATGAGAAGCTAGATAGTTTAAAGAAAAAGTGTAATATATTTTTGAAAAAATTAAATTTTTGGAGAGAAAAATCAATTCATATTCCAATAGATGAATTCATATGGTACTTGTACATGGATACTGGATATTATGGATATGTAGGGGCTTTATCTGGTGGAATGCAAAGACAGGCCAATTTAAAAATTCTATTTCAAAGGGCTAGGCAATATGAAAAAACTAGCTATAAAGGACTATTTAATTTTATAAACTTCATAAATAGGTTAAAAGTAAGTAGTGGAGATATGGGAAGTGCCAAAATATTAGGGGAAAATGATAATGTAGTTAGAATAATGAGTATTCACAAAAGTAAAGGACTTGAGTTTCCTGTTGTTATATTAAGTGCCCTTGGCAAAAATTTTAATATGCAAGATTTAAATAGAAGAATACTTTATCATGATGAACTCGGTTTTGGTCCAGATTATATAGATTTAGAAAAAAGAATATCTTATGAAACTGTGCTTAAAGCAGCACTAAAGAAAAAAATAAAATTAGAAAGTTTATCGGAAGAAATGAGAATATTATATGTAGCACTTACAAGAGCTAAAGAAAAACTTATAATGACAGGTGCTGTAAGTAGTATAGAAAAATCATCAAAGCAGTGGGCATATTCACTTCAAGGGGATAATTATAAACTTTCACAATATCAAGTTTTAACAGGAAAAAATTATTTAGACTGGATATGTCCTGTTATTATGAGACATAAAGATGGAGAAATTTTAAGAGAATTTGCTGGAATAGAATCTTTTGAAAAAGTTAATTTAATAGAAGATGAATCTAAGTGGAAAATCAAAGTTAATAATGTAAGTGAAATATTACACAATAATCATAAAGAAGATATAATTTTAGATGATATAGAAGAAATAGAAAATATAGAAGAAACAAGTTCTTTTTATGATGAAATAAATAGCAGATTAAATTTTAAGTATCCATATATTGAATCATCAAAACTACCTACGCTACTTACTGTTACAGAATTAAAAAGAATGAAAAATGCTAGCATGTATGAAGATTATGCAAAGGATATGTATACTCCAAAGCTTGTAAAAAAACCTTCCTTCATGGAAAAGGATAAAAAACTTACAGGAGCAGATAAAGGTACTGCAATGCATGCTGTTATGCAAAAGCTCGATTATAAAAAAGAGTTAAATATAGAAGAAGTTAAAGTTCAAATGGAAAATATGGTTAAAAAAGAGTTTGTTACAAAAGAACAAATAGAAAGTGTTGATCCTTCTAAAATACTAAACTTTTTTAACACAAGTATAGGTAAAAGATTCTTAAAAGCTAAAGAAGTAGAGAGAGAAGTACCTTTTCATATACAATTAAAAAGTACGGAAATATTTGAAGGTTTATCAAAGGATATATATTCAGATGAGCATATTATGATTCAAGGAATAATAGACTGCTATTTTGAAGAAGAAGACGGAATTGTTTTAGTAGATTACAAAAGTGATTATTTTAAAGATGGAGAAGAACAGTCTATAATAAAAAAATATAAAGCTCAAATAGAGTATTATGCTAGAGCAATAGAAGAACTTACAAATAAAAAAGTAAAAGAAAAATACTTATATTTATTTTATGTTGATAAAGAAGTTGAAATAAAGTGA
- a CDS encoding 3'-5' exoribonuclease YhaM family protein, with the protein MDILVKPIEEFQANDKIDGFFLIKSAECRTASNSKKYLDFTIADKTGEINAKFWNYTEGDEDIYKPNVLIKVRGSVTLWQNNMQFKIDRIRLPKENENVNISDFVPSAPYSPENMYEEMMLYISKIKDEDIKNIINYILDENKHKIRHFPAAKKNHHAVRSGLLYHTTTMLKAGEKLSEVYTFINTDLLFGGIILHDFAKMDEMNSSELGIVDDYTIEGQLLGHIIEGVKNIEVAAQKVGADKEITMLLQHMVLSHHYEPEFGSPKRPMIPEAQMLHFLDVMDASLYDMHKAIGETNKGEFSNSIWSLDKRKIYRPLREDLQKI; encoded by the coding sequence TTGGATATATTAGTAAAACCCATAGAAGAATTTCAAGCTAACGATAAGATAGATGGATTCTTTTTAATAAAATCAGCTGAATGTAGAACAGCAAGCAATAGTAAAAAATATTTAGATTTTACAATAGCAGATAAAACAGGAGAAATAAACGCGAAGTTTTGGAATTACACTGAAGGAGACGAGGATATTTACAAGCCGAATGTCCTTATAAAGGTAAGGGGAAGTGTAACTTTATGGCAAAATAATATGCAATTTAAAATAGATAGAATTAGACTTCCAAAAGAAAATGAAAATGTAAATATATCAGACTTTGTACCATCAGCACCATATTCTCCAGAAAATATGTATGAAGAGATGATGCTGTATATATCTAAAATAAAAGATGAAGATATAAAAAATATAATTAATTATATTTTAGATGAAAATAAGCATAAGATAAGGCATTTTCCAGCAGCTAAAAAAAATCATCATGCTGTAAGGTCAGGTCTTTTATATCATACAACAACAATGCTTAAAGCAGGAGAAAAATTATCAGAAGTATATACTTTTATAAATACCGATTTATTATTTGGTGGAATAATACTTCATGATTTTGCTAAAATGGATGAAATGAATTCAAGTGAACTTGGAATAGTAGATGACTATACAATAGAAGGTCAATTACTAGGACATATAATTGAGGGAGTAAAAAATATAGAAGTTGCAGCACAAAAGGTTGGGGCAGATAAAGAAATAACAATGCTTCTTCAGCATATGGTGTTATCACATCATTATGAACCTGAATTTGGAAGTCCTAAAAGACCAATGATACCAGAAGCCCAAATGCTTCACTTTTTAGATGTTATGGATGCAAGTCTTTATGACATGCATAAGGCTATAGGAGAAACAAATAAAGGTGAATTTTCAAATTCAATATGGTCTTTAGATAAGAGAAAAATATATAGACCACTAAGAGAAGATTTACAAAAAATATGA
- the addB gene encoding helicase-exonuclease AddAB subunit AddB yields MSFRFIYGRAGSGKSRFCIDSIEKKLKDDEKKPLILIVPEQFSFQAEKSVVEKIKGTGITKVSVTSFERMAYEVFNEVGGATRKLMNSSGKLMMIFNIINKLKSDLKIFGTAANQEGFTNNISDIITELKRYDITPSELRASLNLIEEDEFLKDKIIDISNIFEEFEENLHKNYIDNEDELTLLCKKLDESEMYNGAEIWIDEFSSFTPQQYKIFEKLIKKVKRINVTLCMDYYKQIDSTDVFAPTKNTEQKLIKTLEDNGIPIDKPIILNNTNLDRFKDNEEMRFVEENYFKYPYKPYTDKTENIKIIRAVNPYSEIENIAKEIVKITKDTDIRYREIAVISRELDGYEKIVKTIFNEYEIPHFIDKKKEVDDNPLIVLITSVIEIFNKSWSYESMFRYLKTGLANIEKEDIDLLENYVLAYGIRGKNKWSSIWEYGNEEILEKINDIRIKVSEPLIKFYSKIKGKTNAEEICTAVYNFLCSIGVNEAIEKWVYKFKEDGNQQLVKEYSQIWNIVIELLDQVVEVFKEEKLELKDFVKILSLGFKDHKMGLIPPSLDQVLVSAVERVRTHQIKLLYIIGVNDGIFPAISKNEGILSDSDRGYLKKVGIEIAEDTKSKAFEEQYLIYRTLTTTEKYLRLCYSIADYEGKALRPSIIITRFKALFPSITEESDNILEEDNKQDIELISREIPTFNSLVSVIRREDEKIKVHPFWSDVYKWYSENPNWKEKVSTVFSAVSYTNAVNDISEEKVRKLYGNRLYLSVSRLEKYAQCPFGYYIKYGLKAKERKLFALTPPDLGTFMHNVIDEFSETVDKNCLKWYEIHKEWCEKTVSEIVDRKSIEVSGGIFNSSPRYKYFTERLKRVLIKTILVIIEHLKRSGFQPIGHEIGFGNEESYPPIEIELSNGEKVKLIGRIDRVDKLDMDNKDYYRIIDYKSGNKDFSLSDVYYGLQLQLLTYLDAILTNEEIKEKEPVVPGGVLYLKIDDPIIKGKRNLSDEEIEDEIMKALKMKGLILADEEVVKEMDRKIEGNSLIIPARMNKNGTLGKSSVGTEEQFKLLREHVKKSLIKSCESMLKGDIKINPIRSKNANACEYCVYSSICEFDSNFEGNEFKILQEKKDEEVWELLRKEGEESCQK; encoded by the coding sequence ATGAGTTTTAGATTTATATATGGGAGAGCTGGAAGTGGAAAAAGTAGATTTTGTATAGATTCTATAGAAAAAAAATTGAAAGACGATGAAAAGAAACCATTAATATTAATAGTACCTGAACAATTTTCATTTCAAGCAGAAAAAAGTGTAGTTGAAAAGATTAAAGGTACAGGAATAACAAAAGTAAGTGTAACTAGTTTTGAGAGAATGGCATATGAAGTATTTAATGAAGTTGGAGGGGCAACCCGTAAGCTTATGAATTCCTCAGGAAAACTTATGATGATTTTCAATATAATAAACAAGCTAAAATCCGATTTGAAAATATTTGGTACAGCAGCAAATCAAGAAGGGTTTACTAATAATATATCAGATATTATAACTGAGCTTAAAAGATATGATATAACACCATCAGAACTTAGAGCCTCTTTAAATCTTATTGAAGAAGATGAATTCTTAAAAGATAAAATAATAGATATAAGTAATATATTTGAAGAGTTTGAGGAAAATCTTCATAAAAATTATATAGACAATGAGGATGAATTAACTCTATTATGCAAAAAACTCGATGAATCTGAAATGTATAATGGAGCAGAAATATGGATAGATGAATTTAGTTCATTTACGCCTCAACAATATAAAATTTTTGAGAAGTTAATAAAAAAGGTAAAACGAATAAATGTAACTTTATGTATGGACTATTATAAACAAATTGATAGTACCGATGTATTTGCACCAACTAAAAACACAGAACAAAAATTAATAAAAACATTAGAAGACAATGGAATTCCTATTGATAAGCCAATAATATTAAATAACACTAATTTAGATAGATTTAAAGATAATGAGGAAATGAGATTTGTAGAAGAAAATTATTTTAAATATCCATACAAGCCATATACAGATAAAACAGAAAATATAAAAATCATAAGAGCAGTAAATCCTTATTCTGAAATTGAAAATATAGCAAAAGAGATAGTAAAAATAACTAAGGATACTGATATAAGATATAGAGAAATTGCAGTTATAAGTAGAGAACTCGATGGATATGAAAAAATAGTAAAAACTATTTTCAATGAGTATGAAATTCCTCATTTTATAGATAAGAAAAAGGAAGTAGATGATAATCCTCTTATTGTACTTATAACATCTGTTATAGAAATATTTAATAAAAGTTGGTCATATGAGTCTATGTTTAGATATTTAAAAACAGGACTTGCAAATATTGAAAAAGAAGATATCGACTTATTAGAAAATTATGTTTTAGCTTATGGAATAAGGGGAAAAAATAAGTGGTCATCTATTTGGGAGTACGGAAATGAGGAAATTTTAGAAAAAATAAATGATATTAGGATCAAAGTATCAGAACCATTAATAAAATTTTATTCTAAAATTAAAGGGAAAACTAATGCAGAGGAAATTTGTACAGCTGTGTATAATTTTTTGTGTAGTATAGGTGTAAATGAAGCTATTGAAAAATGGGTTTATAAATTTAAAGAAGACGGAAATCAACAACTTGTAAAAGAATATAGCCAAATTTGGAATATAGTAATTGAACTTTTAGATCAAGTAGTTGAAGTTTTTAAAGAAGAAAAATTAGAATTAAAGGATTTTGTAAAAATATTATCATTAGGTTTTAAAGATCATAAAATGGGACTTATTCCCCCATCCCTTGATCAAGTTCTAGTATCCGCTGTTGAAAGAGTTAGAACTCATCAAATTAAATTACTTTATATAATCGGAGTAAATGATGGTATATTTCCTGCAATATCTAAAAATGAGGGCATTTTATCAGACAGTGATAGAGGATATTTAAAAAAAGTAGGGATAGAAATTGCGGAGGATACAAAGTCAAAGGCCTTTGAAGAACAATATTTAATATATAGAACATTAACTACAACTGAAAAATATTTAAGACTTTGCTATTCTATAGCGGATTATGAAGGAAAAGCATTAAGACCTTCAATTATAATTACTAGATTTAAAGCCTTATTTCCAAGTATTACAGAGGAAAGTGACAATATTTTGGAGGAAGATAACAAACAAGATATAGAACTTATCTCAAGAGAGATTCCTACATTTAATAGCCTAGTATCTGTAATAAGAAGAGAAGATGAAAAAATAAAGGTACATCCATTTTGGAGTGATGTTTATAAATGGTACAGTGAAAATCCTAATTGGAAAGAAAAAGTTAGTACAGTATTTTCAGCAGTATCATATACAAATGCTGTTAATGATATAAGTGAGGAAAAGGTAAGAAAATTATATGGTAATAGATTGTATTTAAGCGTATCAAGATTAGAAAAATATGCACAATGTCCTTTTGGATACTATATAAAGTATGGATTAAAAGCCAAGGAAAGAAAACTTTTTGCACTGACACCACCAGATTTAGGAACATTTATGCACAATGTTATTGATGAGTTTTCCGAAACTGTGGATAAAAATTGTTTAAAATGGTATGAAATACATAAAGAGTGGTGTGAAAAAACAGTATCAGAAATAGTAGACAGAAAATCTATAGAGGTATCAGGAGGAATTTTTAATAGTTCTCCTAGATATAAATATTTTACTGAAAGATTAAAAAGAGTTTTAATTAAAACAATTTTAGTTATTATAGAACATTTAAAAAGAAGTGGGTTCCAACCAATTGGTCACGAAATTGGATTTGGAAATGAAGAGAGCTATCCACCTATAGAAATAGAACTTTCAAATGGGGAAAAAGTTAAATTAATCGGTAGAATAGATAGAGTAGATAAGTTAGATATGGATAATAAAGATTATTACAGAATAATTGATTATAAATCAGGTAATAAAGATTTTAGTCTATCAGATGTATATTATGGACTTCAACTTCAACTATTAACATACCTAGATGCAATACTTACTAATGAAGAAATAAAGGAGAAAGAACCAGTAGTACCAGGAGGAGTTTTATATTTAAAAATAGATGATCCTATAATTAAAGGAAAAAGAAATCTTTCAGATGAAGAAATAGAAGATGAGATAATGAAAGCATTAAAAATGAAAGGTCTTATATTAGCAGATGAAGAAGTAGTAAAGGAAATGGATAGAAAGATTGAAGGTAATTCTCTTATAATACCAGCTAGAATGAATAAGAATGGAACTTTGGGAAAATCATCTGTAGGAACAGAAGAGCAATTTAAACTTTTACGTGAACATGTTAAAAAGAGTTTAATAAAATCTTGTGAAAGTATGTTAAAAGGAGATATTAAAATAAATCCAATCAGAAGTAAGAATGCTAATGCGTGTGAATATTGTGTGTACTCTTCTATATGTGAATTTGATAGTAATTTTGAAGGGAATGAATTTAAGATACTTCAAGAAAAAAAAGATGAGGAAGTATGGGAATTACTAAGAAAAGAGGGGGAAGAGTCTTGTCAGAAGTAA